One region of Erwinia tracheiphila genomic DNA includes:
- a CDS encoding IS1 family transposase, with protein MRISTIKRLTRRTICFSKSEEMHDKITGWYLTLHHYQ; from the coding sequence CTGAGAATATCGACCATCAAACGACTGACCCGCAGAACAATTTGCTTTTCTAAGTCAGAGGAAATGCACGATAAGATCACCGGTTGGTATCTTACTCTTCATCATTATCAATAA
- a CDS encoding YoaK family small membrane protein — protein sequence MKIGYLFPAAVGIAGIALLIWFIASGAWMPGT from the coding sequence GTGAAAATTGGCTATTTGTTTCCGGCAGCCGTCGGTATTGCGGGGATCGCGTTACTCATTTGGTTCATCGCCAGCGGAGCCTGGATGCCGGGTACCTGA
- a CDS encoding IS1 family transposase (programmed frameshift): protein MAKVDVVCPQCNETHAVRCNGHSASGAQRYICKHCSKTFLLNFSYSGAKPDTHQTIVNMAMNVSGCRDTARVLGISLNTVLRHGKKISPKQVAENIAPETEVVICCEAGEQWSYVRCKSNPRWLFYAYDRIRKRALAHVFGPRNAPTLRRLLALLSKFNLAFYMTDAWPVYKVLLSATGHVVSKKYTQRTERHNLNLRTHIKRLTRRTICFSKSEEMHDKIIGWYLTLHHYQ, encoded by the exons ATGGCTAAAGTTGATGTCGTCTGCCCTCAGTGCAATGAAACTCATGCTGTACGATGTAACGGACATTCAGCATCCGGTGCCCAACGTTACATCTGCAAGCATTGTTCAAAGACCTTTCTGCTCAATTTTAGCTACTCCGGTGCCAAACCAGACACACACCAGACCATTGTTAATATGGCCATGAATGTTTCCGGATGTCGCGATACCGCACGGGTCCTCGGTATCAGCCTCAATACGGTTCTGCGGCACG GTAAAAAAATTTCCCCAAAGCAGGTAGCTGAGAATATCGCCCCCGAAACGGAGGTTGTTATCTGCTGTGAAGCCGGTGAACAATGGTCTTACGTGCGGTGTAAAAGCAATCCCCGGTGGTTGTTCTATGCTTATGACCGTATCCGCAAACGTGCTCTGGCCCACGTCTTCGGCCCGAGAAATGCCCCGACCCTGCGACGATTGCTGGCCCTGTTAAGCAAATTTAACCTTGCCTTTTATATGACAGATGCCTGGCCGGTTTATAAAGTTCTGTTAAGTGCAACAGGCCACGTGGTGAGCAAGAAATATACCCAACGGACAGAACGGCATAATCTTAATCTTCGCACACATATCAAACGACTGACCCGCAGAACAATTTGCTTTTCTAAGTCAGAGGAAATGCACGATAAGATCATCGGTTGGTATCTTACTCTTCATCATTATCAATAA
- a CDS encoding IS481 family transposase, giving the protein MLHTNNPIIKHKAGLLNLAEELGNVSKACKIMGVSRDTFYRYQELAAEGGIDALINQNRRVPNLKNRADEATERAVVEYAVEFPAHGQHRTSNELRKKGVFISGSGVRSIWQRHDLENFRKRLKALEEKVAREGIVLTDAQIAALEKKAHDDEASGEIETAHPGYLGSQDTFYVGNLKGVGRIYQQTFVDTYSKVAHCKLYTSKTPITAADLLNDRVLPFYEAQGLPMLRILTDRGTEYCGKVEQHDYQLYLAINDIDHTKTKAMSPQTNGICERFHKTILQDFYQVTFRKKLYEDLESLQTDLDNGLWHYNNERTHQGKMCCGRTPMATLLDGKRVWAEKNLNQM; this is encoded by the coding sequence ATGCTTCATACTAACAATCCCATCATCAAACACAAAGCCGGCCTGCTCAATCTCGCCGAAGAACTCGGTAACGTATCAAAAGCCTGCAAGATCATGGGCGTGTCACGCGACACGTTTTACCGTTATCAGGAACTGGCTGCTGAAGGCGGCATCGATGCGCTGATTAACCAGAACCGCCGCGTCCCCAACCTGAAGAACCGCGCCGACGAAGCCACTGAACGCGCTGTTGTTGAATATGCCGTTGAGTTCCCGGCCCACGGGCAACACCGGACCAGTAATGAGCTGCGTAAAAAAGGCGTGTTTATCTCCGGTAGCGGCGTGCGCTCCATCTGGCAACGGCACGACCTGGAGAACTTCCGTAAACGCCTGAAGGCACTTGAGGAAAAGGTCGCCAGAGAAGGCATCGTGCTTACCGACGCTCAAATCGCAGCGCTGGAGAAGAAGGCCCACGATGACGAGGCCAGCGGAGAAATCGAAACTGCTCACCCGGGTTATCTCGGGTCGCAGGACACCTTCTACGTGGGCAATCTGAAAGGTGTGGGTCGTATCTACCAGCAGACGTTCGTGGATACGTACTCGAAAGTGGCACACTGCAAGCTGTATACGAGTAAAACGCCGATCACCGCCGCAGACCTGCTCAATGATCGCGTACTGCCGTTCTACGAGGCTCAGGGACTGCCGATGCTGAGGATCCTGACCGACAGGGGAACGGAGTACTGTGGTAAGGTGGAGCAGCATGATTACCAGCTGTATCTGGCCATCAACGATATCGACCATACAAAAACGAAGGCGATGTCTCCGCAGACGAACGGCATCTGCGAGCGCTTCCATAAAACTATTTTGCAGGATTTTTATCAGGTTACGTTCCGTAAGAAGTTATACGAAGACCTGGAGAGCCTGCAAACGGATCTGGACAACGGGTTGTGGCATTACAATAATGAGCGAACTCATCAGGGAAAAATGTGCTGCGGGCGTACGCCAATGGCCACGTTACTTGATGGTAAACGAGTCTGGGCAGAAAAAAATCTGAACCAGATGTAA
- a CDS encoding DUF4060 family protein: MKEVIRGDTEPVHIVVANQAIETHKRKYGTGNKYHPIIYSIRYRNKSYQIEVTNRKTTISASVITGVRRLLKVWNA; this comes from the coding sequence GTGAAGGAAGTCATTAGAGGCGACACCGAGCCTGTTCACATTGTGGTAGCAAATCAGGCCATCGAAACGCATAAGAGAAAGTACGGAACTGGCAACAAATATCATCCCATCATCTACTCGATCAGATACCGCAATAAATCCTATCAAATTGAAGTAACGAACCGAAAAACAACAATATCGGCATCGGTCATTACGGGTGTCCGCAGGTTATTGAAGGTTTGGAATGCATAA